From a single Capsicum annuum cultivar UCD-10X-F1 chromosome 12, UCD10Xv1.1, whole genome shotgun sequence genomic region:
- the LOC107850658 gene encoding LOW QUALITY PROTEIN: sterol 3-beta-glucosyltransferase UGT80A2 (The sequence of the model RefSeq protein was modified relative to this genomic sequence to represent the inferred CDS: inserted 3 bases in 2 codons; deleted 1 base in 1 codon; substituted 2 bases at 2 genomic stop codons) — translation METKRTRRLMIIVSLWKDRSTRQTIGAGHESQGLYHLTSSNSFTACFVIDLPNLIHKRLGHPSLSKLQKIVPNLSILSTLDCESCQLGKHTRASFSRSVESXLKSIFSLVHSDVWGPCRVSSPLGFRYFVSFIDDFSRCTXGFLMKDRSKLFSIFKSFCTEIQTQFGVSIHIFRSDSALEYLSSQFQEFMTHHGIVHQTSCPYTPQQNGIVXRKNRHLLKTVRTLLIEPYVPLHFWGDAVLTXCYLINRMPSSSIQNKVPLFILFPQSHLYSIPPRVFGSTCFVHNLAPGKDKLALRALKYVFLGYSRVQKGYRCYSPDLRRYFMSIDVIFFESRPYYISSDHPDVSEILPVSPVLPAPSLVLPVSPDLPKPTFAKSTFTSTSLTAVPPLLTYHRRPRPLFVPDDSCHVSDAAPTADLPSPSQSIALQKGSVSGNGSEHSAENVEKSVEKLEPCTSHQVKAKAGRHKQNHSRSLGLLAAKLFDDEVPLRKKLKLFNRLATVQDDGTVQFEVPGDIKPEKLDFGTGVVYNGALGEAANDVDNVADIPELPPLQIVMLIVGTRGDVQPFVAIGKKFQENGHRVRLATHANFKEFVLGAGLEFYPLGGDPKVLAAYMVKNKGFLPSGPSEILIQRNQIKDIVFSLLPACIDPDPESNVPFKVNAIIANPPAYGHMHVAEALKVPLHIFFTMPWTPTSEFPHPLSRVKQSVGYRLSYQVVDGLIWLGIRDVINDFRKKKLKLRPVTYLSNSNSYHPDVPYGYIWSPHLVPKPKDWGPKIDVVGFCFLDLASNYEPRESLVKWLEDGEKPIYIGFGSLPVQEPEKMTKIIVQALEMTGQRGIINKGWGGLGNLKEPKDFVYLLDNCPHDWLFLQCAAVVHHGGAGTTAAGLKTACPTTVVPFFGDQTFWGERVHARGVGPAPIPVDEFSLEKLVAAIRFMLDPKVKERAVELAKAMEHEDGVTGAVKAFYKHFPRESLEPKPEVSPRPHHFFSLRRCFGRS, via the exons GACCGCAGTACGAGACAGACAATTGGCGcaggacatgaatcacaaggcctttaccatcttacctcttcaaattccttcacagcatGCTTCGTTATAGACCTTCCAAACCTAATTCACAAACGTTTGGGACATCCGAGTCTATCCAAGCTCCAAAAGATAGTGCCTAATTTGTCAATTTTATCtacattagattgtgagtcatgtcaacttgggaaacacacccGTGCTAGTTTCTCACGTAGTGTTGAGAG CTTGAAGTCTATTTTCTCATTGGTTCATTCTGATGTTTGGGGTCCTTGTAGAGTCAGTTCACCTTTAGGTTTtcgttattttgttagtttcattgatgatttttcaagatgtacttgaggtttcttaatgaaagatcgttctaagttattttctatattcaaaagtttttgtactgaaatacaaactcaatttggtgtttctattcatATTTTTCGTAGTGATAGTGCCTTAGAATAC TTATCCTCTCAGTTTCAGGAGTTTATGACCCATCATGGAATTGTTCACCAGACATCTTGTCCATATACCCCTCAGCAGAATGGTAtagtataaagaaaaaataggcatCTTCTTAAGACTGTtcgcactcttctcattgaaCCCTATGTTCCACTGCATTTTTGGGGCGATGCAGTCCTCA TTTGTTATCTAATTAATAGAATGCCATCATCTTCCATTCAGAATAAGGTTCCTCTTTTTATATTGTTTCCACAATCACATCTTTACTCTATCCCCCCTCGTGTCTTTGGGAGCACATGctttgttcataacttagcccctggaaaagataaattagctCTTCGTGCTCTCAAGTATGTGttccttggttactctcgagttcaaaaagggtatcgTTGTTATTCACCGGATCTTCGTCGCTACTTTATGtccatcgatgtcattttttttgAATCTCGACCTTACTATATATCTTCTGATCATCCTGATGTCTCTGAGATTTTACCCGTATCTCCAGTCTTACCTGCACCATCCTTGGTCTTACCCGTATCTCCAGACTTACCCAAACCAACCTTTGCAAAATCAACGTTTACTTCTACGTCTCTAACTGCAGTGCCACCACTTCTGACTTATCATCGTCGTCCGCGTCCACTATTTGTCCCAGATGACTCATGTCATGTGTCTGACGCTGCTCCTACTGCGGACTTGCCTTCTCCTAGCCAATCAattgcacttcaaaaag GATCTGTTAGCGGCAATGGGTCTGAGCATAGTGCTGAAAATGTGGAAAAGTCTGTGGAGAAATTGGAACCTTGTACTAGTCACCAAGTTAAAGCCAAAGCTGGAAGACACAAACAAAACCACAGTCGATCTCTAGGTCTGCTAGCTGCAAAACTTTTTGATGATGAAGTTCCTTTAAGAAAAAAG CTCAAATTGTTCAATAGGCTTGCAACTGTTCAAGATGATGGTACTGTGCAATTTGAAGTTCCGGGGGATATTAAACCTGAGAAGCTTGATTTTGGCACCGGAGTTGTTTACAATGGAGCTTTAGGTGAAGCAGCAAATGATGTAGATAATGTAGCTGATATTCCAGAATTACCTCCACTGCAAATTGTTATGCTCATTGTTGGGACGAGGGGAGATGTACAACCATTTGTTGCCATTGGGAAAAAGTTTCAG GAAAATGGTCATAGGGTGAGACTAGCAACTCATGCCAATTTTAAGGAGTTTGTATTGGGTGCTGGATTGGAATTTTATCCTCTAGGTGGAGATCCAAAAGTTCTTGCTGCAT ACATGGTAAAGAATAAAGGGTTTTTGCCATCTGGACCTTCGGAAATACTTATTCAACGGAATCAGATTAAAGATATTGTATTCTCCTTATTACCTGCATGCATAGATCCCGATCCGGAGTCAAATGTTCCATTCAAAGTAAACGCCATTATTGCCAATCCTCCTGCATATG GACATATGCATGTAGCAGAGGCCCTGAAAGTACCATTGCATATATTTTTCACAATGCCATGGAC GCCTACTAGCGAGTTTCCACATCCTCTCTCTCGTGTCAAGCAGTCAGTTGGTTATAGA CTATCATATCAAGTCGTTGATGGACTGATCTGGCTAGGGATTCGGGATGTGATAAATGACTTTAGGAAGAAAAAGCTGAAGTTAAGGCCAGTAACTTATTTGAGCAACTCCAACAGTTATCATCCAGATGTGCCATATGGGTATATATGGAGTCCACACCTAGTTCCTAAACCCAAAG ATTGGGGCCCAAAAATTGACGTGGTGGGGTTTTGCTTCCTAGACCTTGCTTCCAATTATGAACCCCGAGAATCACTCGTCAAATGGCTTGAAGATGGTGAAAAGCCTATCTATATTGGCTTTGGAAGTCTT CCTGTTCAAGAACCTGAAAAAATGACCAAGATAATTGTTCAGGCTCTAGAAATGACTGGACAAAGAGGTATCATTAACAAAGGCTGGGGTGGCCTTGGGAACT TGAAGGAACCAAAGGATTTTGTGTACCTGTTGGATAATTGCCCTCACGATTGGCTATTCCTGCAATGTGCTGCTGTG GTGCATCATGGAGGTGCTGGAACAACCGCTGCTGGACTGAAAACCGCT TGCCCAACAACTGTGGTACCTTTCTTTGGCGATCAAACCTTTTGGGGTGAACGCGTGCATGCTAGGGGAGTAGGTCCTGCTCCCATCCCTGTGGACGAGTTCTCCCTTGAAAAGCTGGTCGCTGCTATCCGGTTCATGCTAGATCCAAAG GTAAAAGAACGTGCTGTAGAACTAGCAAAAGCCATGGAACATGAGGATGGAGTGACTGGAGCTGTGAAAGCATTCTATAAACATTTCCCTCGAGAATCACTTGAGCCTAAGCCTGAGGTCTCGCCTCGTCCTCACCATTTCTTTTCCCTAAGACGTTGTTTCGGACGCTCCTAA